The sequence below is a genomic window from Streptosporangium lutulentum.
CCGTCCGAGGCGCGGAGCCCCCGAGCGCCCGTCCGTCCGGCGGGCGAACCCGGACCTGGTCCTCGTCCTGCTCTACGCCGGAGCCGCCGTGGCGACCGCGACGTGCTGGGCCGACGTGACCTCCGTCTCCGGGCTCGCCGGGTGGCTGGCCTGGGTGGGCAGGCTCACCGGGCTGCTCGCGGGCTACGCCTGTGCCGTCCTGCTCGGGCTGGTGTCCCGGATCCCGGCGCTGGACCGCGGGGTCGGAACCGACCGGCTGGCCCGCTGGCACGCGACGGTCGGCCGCTTCACCATCGTCCTGTCGGTGACGCACATGCTGTTCGCCACGGCGGCCCACGTCGCGCGCTCCGGCACCGGCGCGCTGGAGGCGACGGTGGGGCTGATCCTGGACGGGCCCGCGATCCTGGAGGCGACCGTCGGCCTCCTGCTGCTGGTCGGCGTCGCGATCGTCTCGGTGCGCCAGGTACGGCGCCGGATGCGCTACGAGACCTGGCACTACCTGCACTTCGTCACCTACGGCGCGGTCTTCCTCGCGTTCGCCCACCAGCTCACCGGGCCTGACTTCGTCGACAGTCTCGTCATGAGCGCGCTCTGGCAGGCGCTGTACGTGTCCGTTCCCGCCCTGCTGATCTGGTACCGCTTCCTCACCCCTCTTCGCCGCGCCCTGCGCCATCGGCTGCGGGTCGCCGAGATCCGCCGGGAGTCGCCCGCCGTGGTGTCGGTCTACCTGACCGGTGACCACCTCGACGAGCTGGGCGCCGAACCCGGCCAGTTCTTCCGCTGGCGGTTCCTGGCCCCCGGCATGTGGTGGACGGCCAATCCCTACTCGCTGTCGGCTCCCGCCACCTCGCGTTTTCTGCGGATCACCGTCAAGGGGGTCGGCGATCACAGCCGGGCGCTGGCCCGGCTGCGGCCCGGCACCCGCGTATGGGCCGAGGGTCCCTACGGAGCCCTCACCGCCGCGCGCAGCCGCAGGCCCCAGGCGCTGCTGGTCGGCGGCGGCGTGGGCATCACCCCGCTGCGCGCTCTCTTCGAGACGCTTCCCGGTCAGGTGACCCTGGTCTACATGGCACGCCGCGACGAGGAGCTGATCCTGCGCGGCGAGCTGGACGACATCGCCGTCATGCGGAACGCCAAGATCCATTACACCGTCGACGAGCTGTCCGGATCGTCAGGCGGGCGGAGCGTGCCCCTGACCGGACGCGCCCTGCGGACGCTGATTCCCGGGCTGGCCGTACACGACGTCTACCTGTGCGGCCCCACCGGCATGACGACCGCGGCCCGTCACGCCCTGCGCCGCGCGGGCGTCCCCAACCGCCGCATCCACGTGGAGTCCTTCGACTTCTGAGACGCCTCACGCGGCTGCGGGGTCATGCGGTCGCATCGGCAGGCCAGGGCCCCGGCACATCGAGAATTCGTCCGGGTTTGATTTCTTTGGCATAGCCGGGCGTGAGGCGCGGGCCAGGAACGGCGGTACGGGCTGGGTAATGGCTGGCTCAGTTCGCGCATGAGGAAGGGCACGGTCCCTGAAGATCAGCGGTGTCTTACGCCGTGCGATCCTCGGAGGAAACCGTGCCCGTCGCCCCATCATCACTGATCCATACGCCCGGAGAGGGCGAGATTGCCAAGGACACGCGATCGCGGGTCAGGCATCGGCCTGGACTTCTGGCCAGATTCTCCTCGATCGAGGACAACCGGTGCGCGAGCAAGGTCCGGCACACTCTGGAGGCGATCTTGGGGGTGATGGCCTTCGGCTCGGCCACGGTCGGCGGTAACTCGATCACCGCGATCAGTCACTGGGCCCATGAGGCACCCCAGGACGTGCTCGCCGCCTTGGGCTGCTGGCGTGATCCGCTCACCGGCCGGTGTCTGCCGCCCAGCGAACGGACCCTGCGTCGGGTCCTGGCCGACGTCGACGGCAACGAGGTGGACCGGCACGCCGCCGCCTACCTGGCCGAATCGCCCGATGATCGGGAAGGACAACCTGCCGGCGACCCGCCCGGCTCACCAATGCCGCGCGAGCGCGAGGCCCGCCGTGCCGCCCGGCGGCAACGGCGACAGCTCATGCCCGAGGGGCTGTTGCCGTCAGCGGCGTTCGATGGCAAGGTACTGCGCGGTGCGCGGCTGCCCGGCGGGGGGCAGGTCCGCCTGCTATCGCTGTTCGACACCACCGGCGGCACCGTCGTGGCGCAGCGGCAGATCGGGGCCAAGAGCACCGAAGTGCCTGAACTGGCGCCGCTGCTGACCGGACTCGACCTGGCCGGGATGGTCTTGACCGGCGACGCACTGCACACCGTCCGCGAAAGCGCCCGGCATCTGACCGGCGACCACCGCGCCCACTACGTCTTGCTTCTCAAGGACAATCAGCCCGCCCTGCTGGCCGCGGCGATCAGGGCACTGAGCGGGACCGACACCGATTTCGCCACGCGTACTCACACGATGACCGATCGCGGCCATGGCCGGACCGAGACCCGCACGATCCGGACCGCGCCCGCTGTCGCTGTCGATGTCGGCTTCCCCGGCGCCGCCCAACTCTTTCGGATCCTGCGTTATCGCGGTGGCCTGGATGGGGTCCGTATCAGCAAGGAGGTCGTGTTCGGGCTCACCAGCCTGCCCGCCGACCTGGCCGGACCCGAGCACCTCAATCATTACGTCCGATCGCATTGGGGCGTAGAAAATCGCGAGCATTACGTCCGTGATGTCACCTTTGGCGAAGACGCCGGCCAGGTCCGCACCGGACAGCTCCCGCACGTCATGGCCGCGATCCGCAACCTGGTCATCGGCGCATTCCGGCAACAAGGCCACAGCAATATCGCACACGCCCGCCGCCACTACGGCTACGCCCCACACCGCCTCTTGACCCTGTTCTCCCTATGAACAACCAACCCTCAACGCATCAAATCCTCGATACGCCGG
It includes:
- a CDS encoding ferredoxin reductase family protein — encoded protein: MSGAAPSSGTRPRTRARTRTRTRTPTRTRPRRGAPERPSVRRANPDLVLVLLYAGAAVATATCWADVTSVSGLAGWLAWVGRLTGLLAGYACAVLLGLVSRIPALDRGVGTDRLARWHATVGRFTIVLSVTHMLFATAAHVARSGTGALEATVGLILDGPAILEATVGLLLLVGVAIVSVRQVRRRMRYETWHYLHFVTYGAVFLAFAHQLTGPDFVDSLVMSALWQALYVSVPALLIWYRFLTPLRRALRHRLRVAEIRRESPAVVSVYLTGDHLDELGAEPGQFFRWRFLAPGMWWTANPYSLSAPATSRFLRITVKGVGDHSRALARLRPGTRVWAEGPYGALTAARSRRPQALLVGGGVGITPLRALFETLPGQVTLVYMARRDEELILRGELDDIAVMRNAKIHYTVDELSGSSGGRSVPLTGRALRTLIPGLAVHDVYLCGPTGMTTAARHALRRAGVPNRRIHVESFDF
- a CDS encoding ISAs1 family transposase; this encodes MPVAPSSLIHTPGEGEIAKDTRSRVRHRPGLLARFSSIEDNRCASKVRHTLEAILGVMAFGSATVGGNSITAISHWAHEAPQDVLAALGCWRDPLTGRCLPPSERTLRRVLADVDGNEVDRHAAAYLAESPDDREGQPAGDPPGSPMPREREARRAARRQRRQLMPEGLLPSAAFDGKVLRGARLPGGGQVRLLSLFDTTGGTVVAQRQIGAKSTEVPELAPLLTGLDLAGMVLTGDALHTVRESARHLTGDHRAHYVLLLKDNQPALLAAAIRALSGTDTDFATRTHTMTDRGHGRTETRTIRTAPAVAVDVGFPGAAQLFRILRYRGGLDGVRISKEVVFGLTSLPADLAGPEHLNHYVRSHWGVENREHYVRDVTFGEDAGQVRTGQLPHVMAAIRNLVIGAFRQQGHSNIAHARRHYGYAPHRLLTLFSL